Genomic segment of Apium graveolens cultivar Ventura chromosome 7, ASM990537v1, whole genome shotgun sequence:
ATATCTTATTATTATCATCACATCAAGAAAAATATATCACCTTCTGTATGTTTATATACATTGAAGATGAATGTTAGTTTTCAACATGGTATGTAAATTGCAGGCATATCAGAAGAAGAAAAGGAATGCCTGCTACACTGTGTAGTTATTGGAGGAGGCCCTACAGGAGTAGAGTTCAGTGGCGAGTTGAGTGATTTTATCATGAGAGATGTTCGTCAAAGATACACTCATGTCAAAAACTACATCAAGGTCACCCTCATTGAGGTATGGTTAATATTTATTAGATACCCATGTAAGCATTTTACAGCAACTTTTTCACTCATTGTTATTATATGTTTGCAAATAGGCAAATGAGATTTTATCATCATTCGATGTTGGACTGCGGCAGTATGCCACTAAACACTTAACCAAGGTAAATCCATTTGCTTTTCTATCTATTAGAGGATTCTTTTTAGTAAAATTTGCACTATTACCGACATCAATATCTATTATATATATCAGCATGGAGTCCGACTTGTCCAAGGCGTTGTGAAAGAGGTGCACGCTAAAAAGATAGTTCTGAGTGATGGGAGTGATGTTCCTTATGGCCTTCTGGTCTGGTCCACTGGAGTGGGTCCATCCGAGTTTGTGAAATCACTAAATCTACCCAAGTCCCATGGTGGACGGTATATTCCTCATTAAATTTACCTTTCTGTGTCTCGACTGATACAATCCTGAAGTAATGTACTGACTTGACTTTACACTGTAGAATTGGTGTTGATGAGTGGCTCCGTGTTCCTTCCGTGGAAGATGTTTTTGCACTTGGAGATTGTGCTGGTTTTCTTGAACAGACAGGAAAGCAAGTGCTTCCAGCTTTGGCTCAGGTATGATGCCTTCTGCTCTAGTTGTGCACATTATAACTGCTAAACAATTTCACATTTCTTTTTCGTTGCTCTGTTTGTTAGAACATTAACTAGATGACTCTAGGAAGATCATGAATTACACCTTGGATTATATACACTAATATGTCAACAAGATGCCTGTCAATCGCAGACAAGGACTGAGGTAATTTGTTTAAATTGTGGATGACCAGCGAAGCTGATAAAAAGAATAGGAGTTTGAGTTTAATATGTCTGAATTGGTCATGCAAATGTATATTGGGTGACTGACCACCAGAGATGAATATTCATAACACAATAAAAGATGAAATATCTAAATTCCTGTATGGTCTGGTGCAGGATACAATTGTAACCAACATTGTAGCAGTGTGATCCTATTCAATACCATCTCGTAAGCATCGAATTACTAACGTATTAGTAAATTGTTAGACAAACTGATCTGAACACCAAAAGATGTGATGTTTAACTAGGAATTTTGTGATATGAAAGACTTTCTACAAAATTCCAAATGATGAAGAATTGCTAATGAAAATATTTATATGAGTTGCTGGTATTTTGTTTATATGAAAAACAGTTTAATAAGCATGCCAATTAATCATGGGACTGGTAGAATTTTTTCTTTCCAACTTCCCTGAAGCAACTCATTCAGCTGCTGTTTATATCTAGCAAGCTTTTCCCTCTCTGGATTTGTTTTAGgtatttatccttaatttatttCCACATCTTTCGAGTAGGTTGCTGAGAGGCAAGGGAAATATCTTGTGAAATTGTTCAACAACATTGGACATCAAAATGGGGGAAAGGCTTTCTCAGCAAAAGATGTAAATCTGGGTGAGGCTTTTGTCTACAAGCATCTTGGAAGCATGGCCTCTGTCGGTCGTTACAAGGCTCTAGTTGATCTAAGCCAGTCCAAGGTACTTATGCCAATATTATCATAAATACATTATATTTATATCAAAGTTTAGAACCTGAAAATACCCCAATATCTGAACCTAAATTTGTTAATGAGTAAGTCACCCCCAACATCATTTGTAACTGCATTTGATATGGTTGTAGAGCATAAGAAAACACGACATCTTCTACTTATCATTACACTAATAGAGATTGACTTTAAATTGTATAAAACAGGATGCCAAGGGACTCTCATTTGCAGGATTTACAAGTTGGCTGATTTGGCGGTCTGCATACCTGACACGTGTAGTGAGCTGGAGAAACCGTGTCTATGTTGCTGTGAACTGGGCTACCACATTAATCTTTGGCAGAGACAATACAAGGATAGGATGATCACCAGAACAAATAGAAAAATCATATTTATGCATTTCATCAGTTGTCATCTTTGGCTCACGTCTAAGGTAAAAGTGTAGAATTACTATTCAAATCAATGCTTAATAACTTTAATAGCTTGATTATGTCCGGTGAGAATTAGATAGACAGTAGACGGGAAGCTACATTTGCAAGAAACAAATTAAAATCTTTCATGTAATACGAATATTCAGCAAGTCATATTATATTTAATCTGTTACTGCTCCAGGCATCGATCAAAAGCATGAAAACCATTTGTTACCGAGTTTTTTTTCACTTCATCTGCCGTGATATACTGATTGCTGGtatcttgtttctgaacactGTATTGTAATCCAGGAAAGGTTAAATATGTCAAAATAGGCATACATCATGAAGGCATGAAAAGATGGttatagtttttgttgttgcTTACCCTATATAACAATGTAAGCTAATGCAGGATAGTAATATATAGCATAGCAAGAATCTGTCTTTAGTATTTACATATTACAAACTGATTTTGCAATATAACATAAAGCAATactattataattttttttaaattaataatatatatatatattatacatgtaaaatataatatttatttattattattagtaACCGGTTCGGTTGAAATGTATAACCGGAACCGAGCCATTTAGATCAGTTAGGTTTTCTATTTTTTGGTTTTGGTTTCGGATCTGTTTCTTTTTGTTCGGTTTTCTTCAATTTCGGTTTTAAATGGGTTTTTTACTCCACCCTACTTTTCCAGGTCCTGTGAGTTGAGATGGACATACTTGACTTTATTCTAGACACTAGCGGTACTTTGTCATTAAAGAAGAGGATGGGGGTTGGGAATTTGTGTAAATGAATCAAAGTCTATGCAATCATGTTGATATAAGAAAACTTAGAACTGTGATAATGCTACTGGGGGCATGGATTTAATAGACCTACCTACATATCTGTACATTTAAGACTCAAAATCTCATATATAGATTGAATAAATACCTGATTCAATTGTCTGCCCTCCCACACCCACTGGTTCTCACATGACCATGTTTACTAGAACAATAGTAGTGTGATTCATTACAGCACAGGTGCAAATATATTGAGAATATGTATGTTTACTCAATATCAGGCAGCATTTTTGTGTTAGTCTTCTAGGAGCCTGGGACTCTTTACATCTGCTGTCTCACAATCTGGCTCGGAAAGGATTTATAATTTTTACTGTCACTGTACTAGATCTCTTTAGTAATGGCATTAGCTAAAGCCTAATTGTTAAATTGTATATCAGCTTGATATTTTCTTGCTAGTTTCTGTGAGGTCCTGGCTCTGTCACAGTTTTGACAGATGCTCAAGTATAGCTTAGTTAAGGGATCCAACAACTAGCTTTGACCTTTTCACCTTCATGCGGAGTACTATTAGAACAATACATACTGTATATATCTTCATGGTCCCTGTAATTATGATGCCTACCAGGCTACCAACAATAACATGAACTCAAACATATATGTCAATATCAGCCCTCCATTACTGCAGGCGAGCAAAACTTGCGCTTCTGGCTCCTACAGTAAAGAGCCCAAAAATTTCCAACTcgtaaatatatataaaattgcAAGATATATGTATGTAATGCGAGGGTCATATAAACTGATTTTGACTAAGATAACGTGAATACAAGGGGCCAGCCTTGAGCTATGGAAATAATATCGTCCCTAATTTATGCTCCTTCTAGAGTTCAACTGTTATCTACTTGTATCATAAATGCTTATACTCTTTCTTTTGGTCTAAATCACACATGTCTCTTTTGAAACTAGACTCTCAGGTTTTCTATTATACAAAAAAGAAAGGTATCTGCAAGGATAAGTGTTGTCttagtgtgtgtatatatatactgattcCCTCCACTATATCTAGCACCCATACTACACACAAAATGAACATTTCCAAATTCATCTATATCTCCTCTCTCTTGCTTCTCCTCTGCCTCTCTCTCTCAGCCCTACCAGGAACAGCTACCAGAGCCCCACCGAAAGGCAGTAGCAGCAACAGTGGTGGTGGCAACTTCCCTGGTAGCGGGAATTATGGATATCCTGGTAACATACCACCAGCATATCGTGGAATCATTGGTGGCGGTGGATCAGGAGGATGGGGTGGCGGATATGGTGGTCCAAGTGGTGGCTCTGGCAGTGGTGGGGTGGTGAGGCCTGTTGTGACATGCAAAGTTAAGGGGCCTTGTTATGGCAAAAAACTGCAGTGTCCGTCCAAGTGTTTCAGTTCTTGGAGTCGTTCCGGTAAGGGCTATGGTGGTGGAGGCGGTGGAGGGGGATGCAACATGGACTGCAAGAAGAAGTGTACTGCTTCTTGCTCAACTGAGTAAGTGTGTTGAACACCACTCTACAGCATGCAGCGCTACCACTAATGATACATACACACCATGATATATGAAATATCAGGTCCTGTTATTGGTAATATATATGTATGTTTGGTGTATGAGTATTACTTAAATGAATTATACTACTACCATTAAGATTTTGATTTTTAGTTTACTTTTTATGTTAAATTTACACGTTTTTCCGCTTTATAAAGTTTGAAATTTGAGTTAATGAGTACACACACATTCATGCTTGCCTTGCCTACTTATGTTAAGTAAACTCTGAGCGAAATTAGATTAAAGCTTTCTGGAGTACCAAGTCAAACTGTCAAAGTCAAAGGCGCAACATATTAAAACAGGGGACCAGTGAAAATTGGAATAAGATTTACAGCAGTTGTCATGACTCTGTTTTCAATACATCAGATATAATGCTTCTACAATTTTCATATCCAACAGATGATATACACGTCACAAGGAAAGAAAAATTTAATGAAAATCACAGATATTAAACTTAATGGTCAAACGATTAAGGCCTAAGAGGAACAACCCTAGCTGCAAACAATGTGGGGGCAATCGGTATTACTATCACACACGCTCGGGGTAATACAGTGGTTTACATTGCAGCTCTGAAGGCTCCTCTTGCAGCATCGCGCTTCATTTCTGCTGCTTGGCCACTACCACGGAAGTACATGTATACTTGCTGCATAGATATATACAGAGGAATAATTAGAAACAACAGGCATGTTGACTAGATTTGAATATCTAATCTTATAATCCCTtagtccctttcaattgtttatatTTCTGAGGAAGTGTCCGGCACACATTTTAatgtgcataaaaagtatagttatgtaacttatttttacaattttctttttccgaataaaagttgaatgttttaattcttattcagaaaaacaaaattgtaaaataaaattacagaactatactttatatgcaccttaaaatgcgtgtcggacactctctaaaaaatgttaacaattgaaagggacggagggagtaataaatGAAACTGAAAAGATACCTGAATAACCCAAATACTGAGCACCGACTCAAGGCAGAATAGTCCAAATCCAACAAAGTAGAAAATCTGAACACAAAATGTTAAATAACCATTGTCATTTAAGATATTTTTTCATATAAATGCCCTGAATCTTCTTCCATGTTCCAAAAACTCGTTCAAAGATTTGAGAAAGAAGATGCTACAATGACTAGGTAGCTTGATAGCATTATAGTAAGGTCTTGTTCAAAAGAACCAGTCAGCAAAGAAATAATAACACTACTGCACAACAAAAAATCTAAAAAAGGACTGAACTTACCCCAACTATAGCATGATCACCAATGAGATCAACCGCAGGTAAAATGCCTCTGATAAGATGTAAAAATCAGCAAATAAAATGAATACTCGTATGTCTGTATATAAATTCATTAGAACATAGCTCAAAAATCTTTGCGTAAATTTACAGTATCAGTTAATAGAGCCGCTACACATGCAGGCAAGGAAATCCTAGGTTATAATATCATTTGTCAATATTTCTATTTTCCAATTAAGTAGGTTAAGGAAAAGAATTAGCATCTGAGTAGGACTTACGCAAGTGATTTCCCTTTGAAAACTACAGGAGGAGCCACCGCAGCAAAGATAACAAAACCAATGTGAACCTGGAGAGCGGAGATAAAACGAGGGTGATGATCTTGTGGTACATTCAGATAGAAGGCACTCAACGAAGTCAATACACTTACCAGATAGAAGAGGAAAAACCATGCAAACTTGAAAGCACCTTCACTCCTGAAAACACAGAATGTATTGTACAAGGTCGATTAAAGAAGGTACAAACTACGTGTACTCATATTCGGTCAGAAGTGCTTTTCAGATAAATTAGCAAGGATATGTTTCATGACATGCTGGAGAAAATATATTACAATTTACGCAATTTTATCTATATGGAACTGGCACTCAGCTTTAAACAAATTCATGCAACTTACGGAAGTGTGATAAACCTTTCAATTAAATTCTAAAAGGTTTGACAAAGGTTATAAGCTTCTTTCAATCAGGGTTTCATTTGAAACTAAAGCCACTCAGCAAGTTTACATATTTGAGCAAGTGGA
This window contains:
- the LOC141672127 gene encoding internal alternative NAD(P)H-ubiquinone oxidoreductase A1, mitochondrial-like isoform X1, with amino-acid sequence MALARIARNGLRRSGSVGSYASHNDSTYEGLSTCSYSGTSVGNVIPGCNLSYLTSIKKVDQTMFGSRGISVTPHYQFAQAERIVEESDSEYDYQNYPSLEATKAGEKPRVVVLGTGWAACRFLKGIDTKIYDVVCISPRNHMVFTPLLASTCVGTLEFRSVAEPVTRIQSALAKNPKSYFYLATCTDVDTDKHEVYCETAADVGLPDKPYRFKVSYDKLVIAAGSEPLTFGIKGVKEHAHFLREVNNAQEIRKKLLLNLMLSQNPGISEEEKECLLHCVVIGGGPTGVEFSGELSDFIMRDVRQRYTHVKNYIKVTLIEANEILSSFDVGLRQYATKHLTKHGVRLVQGVVKEVHAKKIVLSDGSDVPYGLLVWSTGVGPSEFVKSLNLPKSHGGRIGVDEWLRVPSVEDVFALGDCAGFLEQTGKQVLPALAQVAERQGKYLVKLFNNIGHQNGGKAFSAKDVNLGEAFVYKHLGSMASVGRYKALVDLSQSKDAKGLSFAGFTSWLIWRSAYLTRVVSWRNRVYVAVNWATTLIFGRDNTRIG
- the LOC141671277 gene encoding uncharacterized protein LOC141671277; translation: MNISKFIYISSLLLLLCLSLSALPGTATRAPPKGSSSNSGGGNFPGSGNYGYPGNIPPAYRGIIGGGGSGGWGGGYGGPSGGSGSGGVVRPVVTCKVKGPCYGKKLQCPSKCFSSWSRSGKGYGGGGGGGGCNMDCKKKCTASCSTE